One genomic region from Sphingobacterium sp. UGAL515B_05 encodes:
- the thiE gene encoding thiamine phosphate synthase, which produces MRINPLFPYPLYLVISERDCYPQNWLNVAEEAIIGGVDLIQLREKADDPATFLDKAIRLKKLTDHYGIPLVINDAVAIADQIGAWGIHVGQNDVQPLAIREKYGDKLTIGWSIEAVQQLESQQMCAVDHLGVSPIFSTRTKVDTITEWGISGLKQLRTRTEKPLIAIGSMNLQTAEQAWKAGADSIAVVSAICRSQDPRQASAQLKELLK; this is translated from the coding sequence ATGCGCATTAATCCGCTGTTTCCCTACCCTTTATATTTAGTCATTTCTGAGCGCGACTGTTATCCTCAAAATTGGCTAAATGTCGCTGAAGAGGCCATTATTGGTGGCGTCGATCTTATACAATTGCGCGAAAAAGCTGACGATCCGGCCACATTTTTGGATAAAGCCATCCGTTTGAAAAAACTGACCGATCATTACGGTATTCCGCTCGTGATCAATGATGCCGTAGCAATCGCGGACCAGATCGGGGCATGGGGAATACATGTGGGGCAAAATGATGTGCAGCCGCTCGCTATTCGCGAAAAATATGGTGATAAATTAACCATAGGCTGGTCCATAGAAGCTGTTCAACAGCTAGAAAGTCAACAAATGTGCGCTGTCGACCACCTTGGTGTAAGCCCCATTTTTTCAACGAGAACAAAAGTGGATACGATAACCGAATGGGGAATTTCGGGTTTAAAGCAACTTAGGACTAGGACGGAAAAACCATTGATTGCAATCGGCAGCATGAATTTGCAAACCGCTGAACAGGCTTGGAAAGCAGGTGCAGACTCCATTGCAGTCGTTTCGGCCATCTGCCGAAGCCAAGACCCCAGACAGGCCAGTGCACAACTAAAAGAACTATTAAAATGA
- the thiM gene encoding hydroxyethylthiazole kinase gives MEDSIINLLEQLRVEKPLVHNITNLVVMNNTANALLALGASPVMVHSPLEVREVVDIAQALVINIGTLSEATAEAMLVATEHANTIGRPWVLDPVGAGISAFRNDLLSNLLDLKPTVIRGNASEIMTLYNFNQPNTKGVDSTTASKDALRFGQLLQEQTGSIICISGEVDYILSEEYRVEVYNGHPLMTQVTGLGCSATALIGAFLGVTDHYFEAAVAGVSILSLAGERAAQTAAGPGSLQLNLYDELYQLNAERLKSTLKIKHYAH, from the coding sequence ATGGAAGATTCAATTATCAATTTATTAGAGCAGCTGAGGGTCGAAAAACCCCTCGTACACAACATCACAAACCTAGTCGTGATGAACAATACTGCCAACGCACTTTTAGCCCTAGGAGCGTCCCCTGTGATGGTACACAGTCCATTAGAAGTACGCGAGGTTGTCGATATTGCACAAGCTCTTGTCATTAATATCGGCACCTTGAGTGAAGCTACTGCCGAAGCTATGCTGGTTGCTACCGAACATGCCAATACCATTGGACGGCCATGGGTACTTGATCCTGTTGGTGCGGGGATATCAGCATTCCGCAATGATTTATTATCCAATCTACTGGATCTCAAACCAACGGTTATTCGTGGAAATGCATCAGAAATCATGACGCTGTACAATTTCAACCAACCGAACACAAAAGGAGTCGACAGCACGACAGCGAGTAAAGATGCCCTCCGATTTGGCCAATTATTGCAAGAGCAAACCGGCTCCATTATCTGTATTTCTGGAGAAGTAGACTATATCCTTTCGGAAGAATACCGGGTTGAAGTCTATAATGGTCACCCTTTAATGACGCAAGTTACCGGACTTGGCTGCAGCGCTACTGCACTCATCGGGGCATTTTTAGGTGTTACAGACCACTATTTTGAAGCAGCAGTTGCCGGTGTATCCATTTTGAGCTTAGCGGGAGAACGCGCTGCCCAAACCGCAGCTGGCCCAGGTAGCCTGCAGTTAAATCTCTATGATGAACTCTATCAGCTCAATGCAGAACGTCTAAAATCAACGCTCAAGATCAAACACTATGCGCATTAA